The DNA window TCCACTCTCTGAGTCTCGATTTCCACCTCTCTAAGCGCACTGGGGAGGTCCTATCAGCTCTCAACAAAGGTTCTTCCATTAACCAATTTCTCGAGCAAGTGACCTTCCAGGTTTTTCCAATGCTTTTCGATCTTTTCCTCGCAATCTCGGTTTTCTACTATTATTACGGCCCACTGTATGCTGAGATCAACCTGGTTGATACTTGTTGGTATCTCTACATGACTATCAAGATGGCTTCCACTCGAGCGGATCAGCGTCGCGAAATGACCAACGCCGACCGCGAAGAGGAAGCAGTAAAGAACGACTCAATCTCTAGTTACGAAACAGTCAAATACTTCAACGCCGAAGATTTCGAGTCCAGACGGTACCAAGGCAAGGTTGCAGTCTTCCAAAATGCTGAGGCAAAGGTTCAGAtgggcatgatgatgatgaatatTTGCCAAACCGTTGTTTTCAACCTCGGTAGGATCATCGCTGCCTTGGTCTGTGGCTGGCAAGTCGCCATGGGTATGGATCGTCGCACCACTGGTGACTGGTTCATGGTAGTCTCATACTTGACACAACTACAGGGTCCCCTGAACTTTTTTGGTACTTTTTACCGGACCGTACAGCAGGCCATGATCTCAGGTGAGAGATTACTTGAGCTTTTCAAGATCCAGCCAACGGTAGTGGATACGCCCCATGCTGTCCCTCTGGGCAAGGACTTCCAAGGTCATGTGCGTTGGAACAACGTCAGCTTCTCCTATGACCGACGAAAACCCGCGCTACGCAACATTTCCTTCGAATGTCTGCCTGGTACCACAACAGCGTTTGTGGGCGAGTCAGGTGGAGGCAAGTCTACCTTATTTCGTCACATGTTCCGTTACTACGACTGCGATGAAGGATCAATCGAGTTGGACGGGAAGAATGTCAAGGATCTGACCATCAACTCAGTCAGGGAGAAGATTGGTGTCGTCCCCCAGGACACAACGCTTTTCAATGAGACCTTGATGTACAACCTTAAGTATGCAAGACCCTCCGCCACAGACGAGGAGGTTTATGAAGCATGCCGTGCCGCCAGCATCCATGACCGCATCCTATCATTTCCGGATCAATACAGCACACAGGTCGGCGAGCGGGGTCTCCGTTTGAGTGGTGGCGAAAAGCAGCGAGTCGCCATCGCACGAACAATTCTCAAAGACCCGCGTATCATCATGCTGGACGAGGCCACATCAGCACTAGACTCGCATACTGAGCAGGAGATTCAAGATAATGTGTGGAACATTGGGCAGGGCCGAACTTTGCTCATCATTGCGTATGTAACTGCCCCATACCCTCCACAGCTTTCCTACTAACCTCAATTCAGACATCGACTATCTACGATCACACACGCTGATCAAATCATTGTTCTTAACTCCGGAACAATTGTTGAGAAGGGAACTCATGAAGAACTCCTGACCGCTAAGGGGCGATATGCCTCCATGTGGGAGAAGCAAATCCGAGCCGAGCGAGCTCTCAACGTGGCTCGTGAAGCGCAACTGAAAGCTGCCAGGGCCCTTCGCAAGGCTAAAATGGGACCAAAAAGGAATTCAGACGGTGCTATTGACAGCTACAACGGTCTAGGATCCTCAGGAAGCATATCCGGCTCAGGTTCACAAGGCCATGAGGATGATACACAcacatcctcttcgtcatgCTCAGACGCGGAGTCGAGCCACAGCGAGGAGCACTCGATGGAGCGAAAGTAAGCTATCGCTTCGCGTTTCAGCACCCCAGTGTTTCGCCAATATACACAACCTTACTGTCAATCGCCGTaacatcttcaccatcggGGATTGACGAAACTACCCTCTAACTTAATTCTCATCACAACTCTTCCACGTTATCATTTTATCTACTTGGCTTACGAAGCACCATCTCCGCCTACGACGTTTCACCCATAGGTTCGGCATCAAAGATTGCATCGGATGGGTGTTGAGGCGTTTTGCTTCTAGTGTTTAATGTATCGGATCATCGGAGTCCGACTAATCATCTCGAAACAGCCTGCATCAAGGCACTCGAGTGAATATTTTCAACCTTATCATCAAGGCAATAGGAAAGGGGGGTTAATGCAGTCAAACGTTTGTGTTGCAACGTGCTATATAGCACAGTAATTGTCATGGCAGGGTACATATGCAGGCGTTTACGGATATCACGATTTGCTTTTGAATTGGGACATGGCTTAGGCCGAATATAAGGGGCATATGGATTGATCGGAATTTCTCTTATCTGCGACGACCGGCTCGACGCTCTCGACACAGCACGCGACATTGCACACATGATATCTTCAGAAGAGGATGCAAATGAGTGGCTGAGGGAGGCGAGGTCTTTATACAGGAGACTTCTAGGTCTTTTAGACAAACAGACCGCTCATGCGGGGGGAAACGGTTGTGAATCGACTAGCCCGTTCAACAAGAATGGGGCGGCAGGTGAATGGATTGCTACTTAGGACGAGGAGAAAATAATAACCTCTTGCTATCCTACATTCGATGGTCTAAAATCtctggaagaggaggcaggGACACTGTTCGACAGAAGACAACAAGCTGAGTCGTGTCTATTTTGGGGCCTAACAAAGTATGTAATGCAAGGTATCTTACCTGAGTCAAAGCATATTGAAGTATGGGCtagcatagcatagcatatATAGCAGGCGAGTAATCGAATGAAGTCTTTGTGTTCTAACTCTTGTAGTGATTCGCTTTGGTATTTCCACGTGTTATTGCATGCCGGAATATGTGTGACAGATACCGCGACGCGTTTCAACTCGTTTCGAGGGTGGAAACGTTTGAGGAaatgtgttgttgttgtgtttTACGGACCGTACTCCGTTCCGTTACATTGAGGCTGTGCGTAGAATTGACCCCACTTGACCCGGACCCGCCACCGCGGAACAAGCGCCTCACCGTAGTAGCATTGACCCCTGAAAGGGAATATATTTTGACGCCATTAGGAAATGGTATGGGGCACCCGAGACTCGGTTACTGTAAAGTCGTTGCTTGTCTTCTGTATGTCTGCGGCGTATGTTTATCTCCCGGCGGCTAACCTCCGCGAATCTCACGTCTACGTCGCACACTCTTCATCCTGTGGTGATGTGCTGCGCCGCCCGATTACTTGATTCTGAGCGTACGGTGTGCGTAGAGTAGAGTAGTCTAGCTATGCCTTCACATATAAAGTTGTATCAATGTCGCAGTGCATACAGGCCCTGTCCCGAGTGGATGTGCACACTTTAAACTGCCATTCTTCCCGCCGGACAAGGCAAGGGGGCATGCCCATGCGTGCATGGATGCATGCATTGTGCAGATATTCTCTCTCAGACTCCATCTTGAGTCTCGCTACTACGCTAAGAAATTCAAGTGGACTGACTGCGACATAGTAGAGTTACCCACGACTTAGACAGGCGAATGATAGGCACACGTTTTATTTCTGACTTATTTCCCATGCAGGACCTTTCTCACCGTACGGAGGAGATATTGGAGCTCGCTCGTATCGGCTTACGCGTGCGCCTCCAGCGTGATGCGGTGTTTTTAAGGGTCTGGGACAGTCACCGTAAGAGGCAAAATTGGGGGTTATATCCCCACCTCACAGAGTGCATAGGTAATAAGTGAGATCTGTTGTATGCCTTCCAACACGAAAGGCGAGTTAGTAATCGGGCCTCCGGATCATGTTAGAAAAGACGCCAAGTTGACGCGTGTTGAGGGTTCCAGCTGAAAAAACGTAAGCTATCCATTCACTACCGATGAACACGAAAGTAGCTACATGGGGTTAGGAGTGTGAATAGCACGCGGGTTGGGGAGTAGAGGTAGCGAGCGTCAAAGTggtaatattattaagtgtGTTCGTATAGATAgtgacaagcttgattgTACAAGAAGATAGGTGCTTGCTTGCATACATGGCCCGAGGGAGATGGTGTACTGCCGAGGTGCATGCGGTAGGGTGACTTGAGGCCAGCGAGTATTGCACATATAAGTGAGGAGCCCTCCTTTTCCAAAATGGCCGGACGAGTTCGTCGAAAGACGTTTCGACTGCCTCATTTGAATGAAGCCCTCTTGGCTCCCAATGTTCAGACGACAAGCCAACATGTGCATGTGTGCACGATTCGTACACGCATGTCAAGAATGTATGGCTGTCTGTTGTCCAACTCGGCAACCTACCACCGCAACACAACAGCAGATAATTAGTCCGTTTAGTTCGGACTCCCTCGGAACGCCGGCATGTTTGATACAAAAGCGACAGTGAGGTCCAACCACTCCCAGTTGAACTCCATTACCATCCATTTCCCATCCTGCCGCCCCCGTGGTCTCAAAAGAAAAGTGAGAAATACAGCTATGCGCCCGTTTCGTGGCATCCCTCGCTCGATGTGGTCATtagatgatgttgatccaTTAATTCGTCTCACCAACCCTCTCTTCGTTTTTCCGATGCTTTCCTGGAAACAAAGTAGGTCGAAGAAGTCCTTTCCTCTAGCAGTTCCCTTCCATTAGTTTCAGATGCCAACCTGAGGTGCGAATTCATCTAGTTCTTTGCATCTTCAGGGATCTTGCTGATGGCATGACCATTAGTATGTCCGTTGGCGAAGCCATTTGCCTTGccgttggtcttgagggcAGAGGCAggcatctcttcctcttcctcgacatcgtcgtcctcgtcctcagaTCGATCATCCTGGAGATCGTTCTGGCTGAGGAATCGCCAAGCAATTCGAGCAATGCAGAAGAGCCAGAACAAGTTCAAGGCCTGAAGGGACGAGAGGAGTGCGAAGGTGATGACCTGTGCGATACGGCACTTGTATTGCTGAGTCTCCCAGTTGAGCTCAAAGGGGCCAACGGTCTCGAATTCGGTGAGAAGGGACCAAATGATCTTCAAGTTGAGGAAGTGACGCAGATAGATCCAAGCAACCATGAAGACTCCGAAATAAGGTCCGACAAGGGGAGAATCAATGTAGTTGAGCGTCTTAGACGtagcgaggaagaagtcgctGATATCGTGGGTGACGTAGACTGCCAGACCAATGTAGGTGAAGTGGAACCGGTAACTCAGGGCAATGAGCCCGAGGGTGACAACATGGTGACCAACAAGCTCCTTGAAGTCCTTGCGAGGCTTCTCCATACCCAGGAGAAGCACAATGGCCTGCTGAGCCCAGTACGCGGCCTCGAACAGATAGTAGAACTTGACTGGTGCAAGATGAGTTCGGTGGGGGAAGCCCTCGTACATGCCATGGGTATTGAAGTACCACACAGGAGTGTGGCTCATGACCCAGAGACCGGCGGGACCAAGGACGCCGAAGTAGAGAGCAGTGTAGACCTGCTCCATAAAACGGGCCTTCTTACCACGGGTGAGATTGTAGTAACGGGCCAGTGGTGACAGGAGCTCCTGCATGATGAATTCACGAGTGAAGGAGAGGACAATTGTGTAGAAACCAACAAAGGCGATATCCCAGCGTCCCTTTCCGTACTGCGCAGGCTCATTAGGAtcatcttgaggaagcttgtacgacaagaagatgaagtgaTGGATAGGGTTGGACTCGGTAGGGTTGATGGCATATCcaacgaggaagaagacgaggaggacggCAGGGAGGACGAAAGTATGCTTGATCATGGTCTGTTTGGCTCGACCGATGAGGCCACGAGCACGGCGTCGTTTTGAGAAGCGCTTGCGGCCGTCGGACTGTTCCATCGACGTGTTAGTACACAGCAGCATGCACAGGTGGTTCCTGTCTGAcaagaacagaacagaacagggcagggcagggcaggaaATGTGACGTACGTGACCATTGGAGTGGTTATCTGAGGCTTCGAGACTGGCACGACTAGAAGCCAATGCCGGAGCACCCGTGTCACCTCTGATCTCGCCGCCCAAAAGACTACTCTTACGTCGCCTCCGggcgttgttgatggcgtCTTGGGTGGCTGTGGTATTGCTGACGTAGGAATCTGCTTGGTCTGCAGGACGACGCTGATGCAGCTGATCGTTGGCCGTGTTTAGCAGCGGAAAGGGTTCTGAGCCTGAcatgtctcgtctcgtctcgtctttgATGTTGCACTTGCGAGCTTCCTCAGAAGAATATTCCGGTTTCGATATTGTAAATATTAGTTGCCGAGAATTTCTGCGGTAAACTAGCTTGTAGACGTTGCACCCCTATTTCGTTGGACGCCTTGAAGTGGAGTTTTCTTGTCGCAAAAGGGTCCGCGTATAGGTCAAGGTCGGTCTAGGAGGGACGGAAGTCGCAAATAGTGGCAAGTCGCTGTAGAGAGAAAAAGGAACGTGTTTCTTGCTCGACCTGAACGGCTCTTCTCCCGTATTTCAATGCAACGAAGAGATAAAGACGAAAACGAGGAAACAGAAGACGAGCAATGAAGGAGAGTCGCGGATTGTGCGGGATCGTCGCGTGCTGGAAAGTTGTATTAGAGGGAGTTGCTAGTGGATAGTGGAGGGGGAGATTTCAAGGGTGGGTAAGCCGAGGCGGGAAGGGGTCCGATGATTGGTCAGATTGGGACGTATGGGGGGCTTACTTGgttcctccatctccattccgtccatcatctcaacgCTGAAGCAACTGTAAGCCAGCACCTAGTTACCATTTGCTGTTTAATGTTGGTTTCCGTTATGCGGGTGCCACTGGAATAAATAAACACACATGAAACTCATATTCAAGCTTATTGCGATAGAGTTTAAGCGGACCTGATTCCCCCGGATTTTCGTATCTTTCTTATGGCTTCAAATTCTTCCTCAGCCCCTCTAGAAGCACTCAACTTCCCACAATGTGGGGAACAAAATAGGCCTCCTAGCTCCGCGGGCTCCAAAATTGAGATTATCCAAGGGTCTCACAGGATCTCATTACCTGCAGAGCTGACTTTTCTGTGGCGTTCGGTGGCCCGCGGAGTCCATTGCTGCACAGAAGGTATCTAATTATCATTCCTTGTAATATTGCGATGTCGGTATTATTATGTTTTGTGCCATGTTTTGTGTCATGATTTGTCTGATATTGGATTCTGCTTGATGCATCGTCATATAATCATGGCGGAGCCATACAGACTCTAAAAAGTCACTTAGTCAATCCAAGTTTTTCTCATTAATCTCCGTGCCCAGGCCTAACCAAAAGTCATTGGATCCAGTGTAAACATGTGAAGGAACTTGCGGTAGCGCAATCATCCCCTATCCCCCCCCTATCGCTATCATCACCCCATCTGCCATGATTCATGCCCTCTCCTCTTCCGAGCTTGCCGAGAATTGATGTTTTTCGCTTTGGCACGGGATTGTCTCTAGTCCATTTTCATTTGTAGACGTTGCAGCTGACATGCATCACTACGTCATGCCGAACGTTATTTTCTACGTATTTCAAACCATCAGCGAACGTAACCTCCAAACATGTCAATAGCCTCCGCTTACTAGAGGCATCAAACAATCACAGCACCAGAGTTCATGCTTCTGGCCATTCGATTGTTAAACAAATGTCCCTATGATTGTATAACCGTTGATTTCATGGTGTTGTTCTTTTATAGTCTATTTACCACACGAACACACGCCATATTCAGCATATCCTTTCCGTGAAAAGGCCGTTCTGACTATGAGCATCCATGCATACTTCCAAGATTAATGCCGTTGCCTTCCTTCAAGGTCAGCCCATCTAGCATATACAGGATCCAATCCCAAACATGACGCCCATGTCTGTCCCCTCCCATCCCGTAGATATACACGCAAAACTCTACTATACTCATTCCTGGGGTATCATTCATATAAATCATCCAGATGCTCATCAAATCAGAGAGCAGAAAACAACGCCTCGCTAAGTGCACAACTATCAGCACAAAGTACTCAACTCGTACGGTGGAGACCTGATGAGTCCGAATCTTGCCTCCGATGATCCAATGATGACCTGCCCGATAGTGATCCATCGTCAGAATCATCATAGTAATCTTCGTCGGCAGTCATTCTCGGCCGAACACCTCGCCATAGTGGTGGGTTGTTTGGTGGGATCGGCCCATCGCCTTGGCTGCTTGAGAACGTGCTTCGACTCCTGTCGAGTTGTGCAATCTCTCCTGTTGCGTCTCGCGATGCATTGCTAGGACTGCTCGTGCTCCTGTTTTGTGACGTAAAAGGTTCCCGACCTGGCGAGCCCTGCTCTGATGTGTtgagctcttcttcctcaagcaCCTGCTGCAGCGCTGCTCCTCTTCGCGGAGGTGCCGGAATAACCGTTACAGGAAGACTCTCGGTATTGGGAGCTGTGCGCATGCGGTCCCGTAATTTCTCTGCTTGGTTGGCCGCAAAATCCTCCAGGCGAGCTCTTAGATCCCACCGGCTCGAATTACTTGTCCTTCCTTCGCGTTCCGCGACTGGATTATTCTCTGATTGCTGGGTCATCTCCCTTGTCGCATCCTCACCCGAGTGACCAGATCTCGGGCCGACAAATGCGAGACCTCGCCAACCGCCCTGAGGTGGTGGGTTTGTCAAGTTTGCTTCTAGATCGGCAGGTTGTTGTGATGGCGATGACACGACATGCCCATGCTGTACAGAAGCTGGAGCTTGGTTTGAAGAACTGGATTCATCATGCGTGTGCTGGCTTGGGGGAGTGCTGCTCTGTTGACTCAAATCGACCACACTCGGTTGCGGTAGAGGGTCTGGTGTTTGCGAGGTGGTTTCTGAGGGTGCTTGGTATCTCACGGCATAAACCGTGCTGGCTGCGCTGGCGGTATCTGTTCGGCTAATAGGGGTCACAGCAGGCGCCGGGCGAGCTGGCCAGATGTTGGGCCGCAAACCTCTGCCTGTGCCTCTTTGCGTAGATTGTTCACTAGTCTCGGCAAAAGCACCATTGCTCTGCCCTCGGTATCTGTTGGCAATGGAGGAAACAGTCGGCCAACCGTTGACAGCAGACGAAGACATTTGCTGTCGATCGCCGTCGCCACTACTTCCCGAACTGCCTCCTTTTCGGCTCTTGCGATTGCGGAGCCATGGGAACTCGGACGCGTTGATTTCGAGTGTATCGTCTCCATCGAATACTTCACGTCCAAGTATgccgtccttcttctcctctcgctCTAGAGCCTCGATCCTTTCCACCCACTCCCAGACAACTACACTGGCAGCTGCAGCACCAACCCATCGGACGTAATCTCCCCATCCAGTGAAATCAGGCTGGGAGATATCGAGAATGAAAAACACTACGGGAATCAGGATTGAGATAAGCGAGATGATGGCAACGAAGCTTATGTTCTTCATAAAGGGATGGTAGAAAGAGTAGCGCTTCTTCATTAGCGCATAGTAAACAACCCATGCTGCGTACAAGAGCCCAAGGGAGAGCTGAAACAGATAGCTGAGAGCGGGCACGGGATGAACAAAGTTTTTGGGTCGCgcggtggtgttgatgccATTTTCCGAGTATTTGAAACTGGTAATGGCACTGAAGACAACATCGAGAGTGATGAGTGCGAACGCGACCCATTTGATAATGATCTTTTCTCGGTGCCGGGGAAAGAGTCGGATTAGAGTCTGGGCCTGAGCCAGCCACAGAAAAGTATCGGAGACGAGCCGGATAACTTTGAGTTCCACGCTATTCATCACTTCATCCTGCAGTTGATTCGCGTTCTGGATCCCCCACATGTACTGACTTTTGGCGGCATGAAAGGTGTCAGCCGAGGCAATCGTTAGTGAGATGGCAACGGTCAAAGCTGCAACTTTCTGTAGCCATGGCCGGCCACCGATCGTGACACTGCTGGAAGAGCTGTGAGTGAAAGCGGATCGTCGGCCCAAGTAAACAATTCCTCCATCAAGAAACGATCGCGGGGTGACAAATAGCATAATAACGAGCATGTAAGCGGTGACGGTAGTTGCGGCAAGGGCGTAGCATATCGGAAAAGTCGAGGCGTAAAAGGGGTCGCGGAAGTCGGAGAATTTAGGGCTGCTATCAGCTGCATCATGCTGAGTGAGGCTGCTCTCGTCGCCTGAAGCAGCGATCGTCACGGAGTACTCGGCTCGAGGCAAGAGATCGGGGGTCGGACATGGGACTTGATACACAGCCGGCTCGGTCAATGGTACAAGGACACCGTCGAATCCCAGTGTCATAACGCCACTGTCGGGCAGAAGAGTCGTCGTGCACAACGACGGCAGCCCCGTGATGGTCGCGGAGACCATGTCGagggcggcggcggcagccaTGATTGCGGCTGGCCGATTATCCTATGAGTCAAAACGCAATAGTATGGCCAGCCGCGAGCGACGAGGTTCGCAAGTTCGGGCGGGGCGAGGATTATGAATCGGGGGGGTCGGCTTAGGCGGTCGCCATGAGAGGCACGTTTCGAAGAGTAAGCGACGCGGTAGTTTCGACCGGCAGCAGCTCGTGATTTTCGGATCTCTCAATCTAGACCTGAATTCGACGAGACGTGGTAATTGTTGGAGATTAtcgatgaagagaaaaagagtgTGTTCGGGGCGCGATTTGGGGAAGAGATCGTGGGGAAAGGAACAGGAGGATTGAAACGCGCTGGATCCGGGCTTCAGTTCCTGGTAAGTACAGTAGTGTAGTGTCGGGGGCGTGATTGATTAAGGCGGGCCTTTGACTGGTAATGGAAGGAGGCGGAGCTCGGGAGTTCTGAATCTCAAAACTATTGCGTAGGCGGGAGGAATGACACAGGGAGTCTGGAGTCTGGATTCTAAAGTCGTGGTCGTAATACTGTACAACAGAGAGGCTGTGACTCTGAGCGCCTAGAAATCTTGGCCTTTTCCCACTGTCGATTGTCGCGTGGATGGTAGGTATGCAGGAAGACCGGTCTTGGGGATCGGGAAACGTTAGGTGGCGATCTCGAAGGGTCGAAGAAGCCTCAAAGATGGGATGTGGATGCtaagaagctgaggagaaaAAAGGTTGAGTCTGGCCTCTGCGTAGAGAGAAATAAGCTCCTGGTCCGTTCGTCTCGCCTCGTCGCGTGGTTGAGAAATTACAATGTTAGGTTGTTTGTGGAACAGGAACAGTATGACAGAGGGGAAATACTGTGGAAACTGGTTTATTTTGAGGATTTTAGTGACGGTTCACTCCATGGATGAGGTGGTGGGCTATCGATGTTTCGTCTTCAAGCGACGCACTGTGTGAACTGTTAGTTAGGGGCTGTCAACACTTGCAATCAGCTGTCCTTGGGACAATGGTACAGATCTcgactttatttatagcccACGGTGatcttatat is part of the Fusarium fujikuroi IMI 58289 draft genome, chromosome FFUJ_chr07 genome and encodes:
- a CDS encoding related to vacuolar membrane protein HMT1 (heavy metal tolerance protein); this encodes MAATDNTVIIPLSGVGRDDLPLADYILRKTQYLYALILLTAFISCAAWYSVVNSKKQEDLVQSTVKGPGGKPLPITKRKRARGDGDRKIGPGFGRTAKNVFRYLAFVVFMTYVGSAGFMFYHAFWYEDPYQWSNEGLPWAGEWSVVHVTGSLFFYLYILISLFDWRKGPNIVHFIVWILGFIGEIIMFSTTAVAAFDCHFFRSVKDSGSDKERNCVDYWTKIDLVLYFVRILHLLALIGVFSLAWIRKARDTDEKKAEEANPAESTPLLNGNRRSYDTNGQAVNGQIPNGRDTNGRRGRGRTMSNAHKTPNFPKKEEPAAFYRPEKLPHKTWWEYLKGYSLFFPYLWPKDSARLQINVLICFILVMLQRLVNVAVPMAVKQVVNDLEDVIKDVQEGERLSMDNFPLKDFLILGVLWILQGQSGLLGSLRSILWIPVSQYSYRGLTTAAFNHVHSLSLDFHLSKRTGEVLSALNKGSSINQFLEQVTFQVFPMLFDLFLAISVFYYYYGPLYAEINLVDTCWYLYMTIKMASTRADQRREMTNADREEEAVKNDSISSYETVKYFNAEDFESRRYQGKVAVFQNAEAKVQMGMMMMNICQTVVFNLGRIIAALVCGWQVAMGMDRRTTGDWFMVVSYLTQLQGPLNFFGTFYRTVQQAMISGERLLELFKIQPTVVDTPHAVPLGKDFQGHVRWNNVSFSYDRRKPALRNISFECLPGTTTAFVGESGGGKSTLFRHMFRYYDCDEGSIELDGKNVKDLTINSVREKIGVVPQDTTLFNETLMYNLKYARPSATDEEVYEACRAASIHDRILSFPDQYSTQVGERGLRLSGGEKQRVAIARTILKDPRIIMLDEATSALDSHTEQEIQDNVWNIGQGRTLLIIAHRLSTITHADQIIVLNSGTIVEKGTHEELLTAKGRYASMWEKQIRAERALNVAREAQLKAARALRKAKMGPKRNSDGAIDSYNGLGSSGSISGSGSQGHEDDTHTSSSSCSDAESSHSEEHSMERK
- a CDS encoding probable longevity-assurance protein LAG1, yielding MSGSEPFPLLNTANDQLHQRRPADQADSYVSNTTATQDAINNARRRRKSSLLGGEIRGDTGAPALASSRASLEASDNHSNGHSDGRKRFSKRRRARGLIGRAKQTMIKHTFVLPAVLLVFFLVGYAINPTESNPIHHFIFLSYKLPQDDPNEPAQYGKGRWDIAFVGFYTIVLSFTREFIMQELLSPLARYYNLTRGKKARFMEQVYTALYFGVLGPAGLWVMSHTPVWYFNTHGMYEGFPHRTHLAPVKFYYLFEAAYWAQQAIVLLLGMEKPRKDFKELVGHHVVTLGLIALSYRFHFTYIGLAVYVTHDISDFFLATSKTLNYIDSPLVGPYFGVFMVAWIYLRHFLNLKIIWSLLTEFETVGPFELNWETQQYKCRIAQVITFALLSSLQALNLFWLFCIARIAWRFLSQNDLQDDRSEDEDDDVEEEEEMPASALKTNGKANGFANGHTNGHAISKIPEDAKN
- a CDS encoding related to pH signal transduction protein PalH — encoded protein: MAAAAALDMVSATITGLPSLCTTTLLPDSGVMTLGFDGVLVPLTEPAVYQVPCPTPDLLPRAEYSVTIAASGDESSLTQHDAADSSPKFSDFRDPFYASTFPICYALAATTVTAYMLVIMLFVTPRSFLDGGIVYLGRRSAFTHSSSSSVTIGGRPWLQKVAALTVAISLTIASADTFHAAKSQYMWGIQNANQLQDEVMNSVELKVIRLVSDTFLWLAQAQTLIRLFPRHREKIIIKWVAFALITLDVVFSAITSFKYSENGINTTARPKNFVHPVPALSYLFQLSLGLLYAAWVVYYALMKKRYSFYHPFMKNISFVAIISLISILIPVVFFILDISQPDFTGWGDYVRWVGAAAASVVVWEWVERIEALEREEKKDGILGREVFDGDDTLEINASEFPWLRNRKSRKGGSSGSSGDGDRQQMSSSAVNGWPTVSSIANRYRGQSNGAFAETSEQSTQRGTGRGLRPNIWPARPAPAVTPISRTDTASAASTVYAVRYQAPSETTSQTPDPLPQPSVVDLSQQSSTPPSQHTHDESSSSNQAPASVQHGHVVSSPSQQPADLEANLTNPPPQGGWRGLAFVGPRSGHSGEDATREMTQQSENNPVAEREGRTSNSSRWDLRARLEDFAANQAEKLRDRMRTAPNTESLPVTVIPAPPRRGAALQQVLEEEELNTSEQGSPGREPFTSQNRSTSSPSNASRDATGEIAQLDRSRSTFSSSQGDGPIPPNNPPLWRGVRPRMTADEDYYDDSDDGSLSGRSSLDHRRQDSDSSGLHRTS